Genomic window (Phragmites australis chromosome 5, lpPhrAust1.1, whole genome shotgun sequence):
CACAAGATATACGGCTTGAGGTCTCCAGCAAATGCAAGTAATCTCGGTTTGGAGATAGGGCGGTATGGGCAGTATCCCGATGAATGAAACAATCAGATTGTATTTATGCTGAATCTGACTTGGCAATTGTTTGTACTTTCATTTGCTTCTTGCAGGGAGGAGAATGCAGCATGCCTTACCCTCACAGAGAGAAATCTCCTGCTAAAATGGACGCGTTCCCAGCAGTTCCGCGCGAAGCAAAAAACCGTTCGGCAACATGGAACAGCCATGGAACTCCGGAAATCCAAAGAACATGAACGAAAGTCACGATGATAAGGCACTGAATACTGAGCTAAGGATCTAGCTGCTGTAAAATCGTCGGCTCGAATTCTGGATTCAGTTTACACTAATCTTCTTGCCAATCCAGGCCAAATCTTGGATTCAGTCTGCCGCATTAATTGTTGAGCCGTCTGACTAGAAATCTTATGGCGCATGCATTGGATGGCAAGAGCTTGTCATAGAGTTTCTTCTTTTGATTCTGATTGCTGACCACATTTTTGGGTTCATGTGTGATGTTTGCCAGCAGTTTCTCTTGAAACTGAGACATCATAACCCATTTCCACTTCGTCTTCTTCACGATAAAATTATTCGGGTTCATTCAGATCGTTGCTCAGTCTGGTTAGAAACCCCTTAAATACGATCAGCTAATTAATCTGTCGTATCTGATCATTGTAACTGCTAATTGCACTTCTTCACTGTCATCTGTACAATTTTTGGTTCATTTGTTCGTGCTGGAATACATATGATTTATTAGCTTTGCATGTGTTTGCTAGTAATTTCTGTGTGCCTCTTAATGCCTGTAAAAAGTGCAGACCTCCTCTGAAGTAACCGGCCGCAGACCAATTCAAATGAGTCGCAGCAATTAGCCTCCGGGACCAGTCGTGAATGTGGTGCTGCAAAACTTGTCAGGTTTCCTTGAGAATGTTACTGACACCGAGATGGCCTGCCGTGTTGCCGCGAGAGCTGAGGAGCTGGTTCGAAGCCAAGGTAGTGGAGACGGATATTGCTTCTGAGTTCTGACGGTTTCAGAGGTACGAAACCAAGAATTGGACCGGATGCAGCACGGTGAACCGGTCGCTTTTCGCTTCAGGCTTCGATGTTACCTAAACTAAGGGCCTCGCAAGCCGGAATGTCCGGCCTGTTGTCTTGCATTTGTACACGTTTCCATTGCTGAATAATCTACAAAATAGAGGGTGGGAAATTCCTGTCAGACTCTACAAAACTCCTATAGCAATTGGAATATGACTTGCGTTGTAGAAATGTGGCTGTAAAGCTGATGCTTGGACTGACTTCAAATGATTCACTGTGTCAAGGTTCTTATGAGCCCATTTTCATCAATGTGGTCAGTATATTTGGATGGAGAGAAATAGAGACAGTATATTTGGATGGAGAGAAATAGAGAATCCCTTACAGCTGCCTTAGATGCATATAGTAAAACTCGGGAGGTtcttttcaaaaacaaaacaaagaaaaactcATAAGGAGTGCAGGAACTCAGGATAATTTACTAAAAAGAACTGGACCGACTTTACTAACAATTTGTATTGGGATATTAGGATATGAACTTTTACTCTTCCTGAATTGATAAATACATTTTTTGCCTCGACATAGGGCCAGTTTGACATGcgcagagaaagaaaaaaacattcGACATCCACAATAAAGAATAATCAAAGATTCAAGGAATTTACAAAGGAATACAAGGTTCTGATGCTCAAGTGCTAGACACCATACTGTTTGTCGGCGACGCCAAAGAGCTAATAGATTACaaggtggtcacttttaacttGTGGACCAGGACACTGGGGAGTGGGGACTCAGAGGTAAATTCAAATCACCGTGCATCAAGTGAtacaaacacacaaaaaaacCCTACTTTGCTGTTCTAGAGTGCTTGATAAGCCAGTCGATGACGACATCTATGTTCACAGAGTCCTTACAGGAGATCATGTAGCAACAAACTTCACGGTCTTTTATAAATTCCAATCCCCTAAAAACAAAGAAAGAGCACTTCAGTTGAAATATCATGCAGAAAGGAGGAAGAATGATCCGGTAAGTTTTTTCAGTAATAGCTAATCCCATATCGAAGAAGAATAAACTCACAGTTGGTCAACCAATGCCTGTTTTGAAAGCGCTTCTGACTTGTCAATTTTGTTGCCAAGGACAAGCAAGGGAATCCCAGTTAAAGACTGTTTCGTCAACAGGTCATGCAATTCACTTTTAGCTATTGGAACACTATCTCGATCAGCAGCATCCACCACATATCTGCAATTAAATGACAAAAATAACAGATCATAATGCATCCATGTTAAACAGTTAAGCTAGAGAACCGAAAAATATCTGGGTAACAAGCATCATGCATCCAGCAGTCATACGCTCAGAAGAGAACATGATAAATACAGCAACAAACAACATGGTTTCTGTTTTCCAAAGATGTAGATCTACTATTTCAAGCGAATAAAGAAAATGAATACATGCATTAGAGAATACGCCCTGTAAATGTAACTGAATTCCTTGGATATAGCGTCACTTAACAGTCAATGCACTAATTGCACCAACACCGCATTGGGAGTTTAGCATAACTACCAATGTTCCAGTATGTGTCAGTTTCCAACTCAATATAATGATCCTACATGGGCAAAAGAATGCAGAGA
Coding sequences:
- the LOC133919731 gene encoding ADP-ribosylation factor-like protein 8c isoform X1, yielding MGLWDSLLNWLRSLFFKQEMELSLVGLQNAGKTSLVNAVATGGYSEDMIPTVGFNMRKVTKGNVTIKLWDLGGQRRFRTMWERYCRGVSAILYVVDAADRDSVPIAKSELHDLLTKQSLTGIPLLVLGNKIDKSEALSKQALVDQLGLEFIKDREVCCYMISCKDSVNIDVVIDWLIKHSRTAK
- the LOC133919731 gene encoding ADP-ribosylation factor-like protein 8c isoform X2, yielding MELSLVGLQNAGKTSLVNAVATGGYSEDMIPTVGFNMRKVTKGNVTIKLWDLGGQRRFRTMWERYCRGVSAILYVVDAADRDSVPIAKSELHDLLTKQSLTGIPLLVLGNKIDKSEALSKQALVDQLGLEFIKDREVCCYMISCKDSVNIDVVIDWLIKHSRTAK